One segment of Pyricularia oryzae 70-15 chromosome 3, whole genome shotgun sequence DNA contains the following:
- a CDS encoding malic acid transporter has protein sequence MTSQQYNDPTRPLPPIPQLRFDANKEFRPHPGPQQFSRSPSWESLQDQMYTTNSSSSSVRGGSESHSNMKSHEDTDIEKLVDRNVHSSQSMTEHGGDHDHHHNGHANSKEPRPKLGWKERMHHFTWAWFTFPMSTGGLSLLIHAQPNQFPGLRSIGLTVYVINLIIFTCVFSAMIIRFFLHPGDFSASLKHRREGFFFPTFFLSIATLITSTHRYAIPDNDVTLNWLIQAVFWGYLVATLMLAIGQYSYVFGAQTHGLQTMMPTWILPIFPIMLSGTIASVIAGTQPTISAVPIVVAGLICQGLGMLVSMMMYAHMVGRLMAGNLPDREHRPGLFMCVGPPAFTALAVVGMANNIPADFDIRLSGIITPESPGMGEKAVVQIMAYMLGTSLWGLSLWWFGIAAIAVIRSPPKDFHLGWWAMVFPNTGFILATISLGKAFGSVAVGWVATGMSICLLCMYLFVLFHHIKAVVKQDIMYPGRDEDYADH, from the coding sequence ATGACTTCGCAACAATATAACGACCCGACTCGACCGCTACCACCGATACCTCAACTCCGGTTCGACGCAAACAAAGAGTTCAGACCTCATCCAGGACCACAACAGTTCTCACGTTCTCCATCTTGGGAAAGCCTACAGGACCAAATGTATACCACCAACTCGAGTTCGTCATCTGTTCGCGGGGGCAGCGAGAGCCACAGCAACATGAAGAGCCACGAGGACACAGACATTGAGAAGCTGGTGGACAGGAACGTCCACAGCAGTCAGAGCATGACAGAGCACGGAGGGGACCATGATCATCATCACAATGGACACGCCAACAGTAAAGAGCCGCGGCCGAAGCTGGGCTGGAAGGAGCGGATGCATCACTTCACCTGGGCCTGGTTCACCTTTCCCATGAGCACCGGCGGTTTGTCGCTGCTCATCCACGCCCAGCCTAACCAGTTCCCCGGCCTCAGGTCCATTGGCCTGACCGTATACGTCATCAACCTCATTATATTTACCTGTGTCTTCAGCGCCATGATCATACGCTTCTTTCTCCACCCGGGCGACTTCAGCGCTTCGTTGAAGCACCGCCGCGAGGGTTTCTTCTTTCCTACCTTTTTCCTGAGCATTGCCACCCTCATCACAAGCACGCATAGATATGCCATCCCAGACAACGACGTGACCCTCAACTGGCTCATCCAGGCCGTGTTTTGGGGCTACTTGGTCGCTACCCTGATGCTGGCCATTGGACAGTACAGCTATGTCTTTGGTGCCCAGACCCATGGCCTGCAAACCATGATGCCCACTTGGATCCTGCCCATCTTCCCCATCATGCTGTCTGGAACCATCGCCTCCGTCATCGCGGGCACCCAGCCCACCATCTCGGCCGTCCCCATAGTCGTGGCTGGTCTCATCTGCCAAGGCCTGGGCATGCTGGTCAGCATGATGATGTACGCCCACATGGTCGGTCGACTGATGGCCGGTAACCTGCCGGACCGGGAGCACCGCCCCGGCCTGTTCATGTGCGTCGGCCCTCCCGCCTTCACTGCCCTGGCCGTGGTAGGCATGGCCAACAACATCCCCGCAGACTTTGACATACGCCTCAGCGGCATCATAACCCCCGAGTCGCCGGGCATGGGCGAGAAGGCCGTCGTGCAGATAATGGCCTACATGTTGGGCACTTCCCTCTGGGGCCTTAGCTTGTGGTGGTTCGGCatcgccgccatcgccgtGATCCGCTCTCCGCCCAAGGACTTCCACCTCGGTTGGTGGGCCATGGTCTTCCCCAACACCGGCTTCATCCTCGCCACCATCTCCCTCGGCAAGGCGTTTGGGAGCGTGGCCGTCGGCTGGGTCGCCACCGGCATGTCCATCTGCCTGCTCTGCATGTACCTGTTTGTTCTGTTTCACCACATCAAGGCCGTCGTGAAGCAGGACATTATGTACCCCGGCAGAGATGAAGACTATGCGGATCACTGA
- a CDS encoding 3-oxoacyl-[acyl-carrier-protein] reductase gives MATHYGINTTGRVYSITGGASGIGLRKEVKEINQDTEVYLEDVDVGDNAQVQDWVQRIIKTSGALHGSANVAGIPQKAYTGGRPAILIESDQEWERILRVNLDGVKYCTRAQVEAMLSMDKGSHPAIVNVTSRWHSRTMLAPMPTKSAKPHASISPRPLPTTSARSTLTPMTKVFFGDIPEGKFEETMEAYGLPPTPLQPEDVARVIVWLLSENSLDVNGNGLPVGGSEP, from the exons ATGGCCACCCACTACGGAATCAACACGACCGGCAGAGTCTACAGCATCACAGGTGGTGCCTCTGGAATAGGCC TCCGCAAGGAGGTCAAGGAAATCAACCAGGACACCGAGGTGTACCTGGAGGACGTCGATGTTGGCGACAATGCTCAAGTCCAGGACTGGGTGCAGCGCATCATCAAAACGTCGGGCGCGCTTcacggctcggccaacgtgGCCGGGATCCCGCAAAAGGCATATACGGGCGGCAGGCCCGCAATCTTGATCGAGAGCGACCAAGAATGGGAGCGGATCCTGCGCGTCAACCTCGACGGCGTCAAGTATTGCACCAGAGCTCAGGTCGAAGCGATGCTCAGCATGGACAAGGGGAGCCACCCGGCCATCGTCAACGTCACCAGCAGGTGGCATTCACGCACAATGCTGGCACCTATGCCTACCAAGTCAGCAAAGCCGCATGCGAGCATTTCACCAAGGCCCTTGCCAACGACGTCGGCAA GAAGCACGCTTACGCCCATGACCAAGGTGTTTTTTGGTGATATCCCTGAGGGCAAGTTCGAAGAGACCATGGAGGCTTATGGTTTGCCCCCCACTCCTCTTCAGCCCGAAGATGTTGCACGTGTCATTGTTTGGCTGCTGAGCGAGAACTCGTTGGACGTCAACGGCAATGGCCTGCCAGTAGGTGGGAGCGAGCCCTGA
- a CDS encoding gamma-glutamyl-gamma-aminobutyraldehyde dehydrogenase, with protein MVRFADLIAEHAEQIRYLETIVTGKPNAFSGFEVNDAVQNFKYWASSYGFLPSDIIKAEDASLKTSELNPLPAIFAASLGAKAGFPDGLLSCFTGGAAAGIALSEHARIRKISFTGSIGTGKLRVTLELGGKSPSVVFSDADLDKAVSAAAAGITRYSGQICVAPSRLYLHEDIAEAFLVKLRKTVEDFATTFGADPLSPTTMSGPLFNHQQKKTVLAYLESGKKDATLLTGGSAVGDKGCYIQPTVFVDPQPDARVLREEVFGPVAVVVRFRTEEEAVALANDNENGLAAYVWTRDAARGFRMTRALEAGSVVVNGPMELDARIPFGGWKQSGLGVENAVEGLKAWLQIKTVIMNA; from the exons ATGGTCAGGTTTGCAGATCTGATCGCAGAACACGCCGAGCAAATCAGATACCTCGAGACAATTGTCACCGGGAAACCCAACGCCTTTAGTGGTTTTGAAGTGAACGATGCTGTCCAGAACTTCAAAT ATTGGGCATCTTCTTATGGCTTCCTCCCTAGCGATATTATCAAGGCAGAGGATGCCTCACTCAAG ACGAGCGAGCTGAACCCGCTGCCGGCTATTTTTGCAGCGTCCCTGGGGGCCAAGGCCGGATTCCCAGACGGGCTGCTGAGCTGTTTTACGGGcggagcggcggcgggcaTCGCCTTGTCGGAGCATGCTCGCATTCGCAAGATCAGCTTCACGGGAAGCATAGGCACCGGCAAGCTG CGGGTGACGCTCGAGCTGGGGGGCAAATCGCCAAGTGTAGTCTTTAGCGATGCCGACCTCGACAAGGCCGTctccgctgccgctgccggcaTAACGCGCTACAGCGGCCAGATCTGCGTCGCCCCTTCGCGTCTGTACCTGCACGAGGACATCGCCGAGGCGTTTTTGGTCAAGCTGCGCAAAACCGTCGAGGACTTTGCCACGACCTTTGGCGCGGACCCGCTGAGCCCAACGACCATGTCTGGTCCCCTGTTCAACCACCAGCAGAAGAAGACGGTGCTCGCCTACCTGGAATCCGGCAAAAAGGACGCGACGCTGCTGACGGGAGGCAGCGCCGTCGGTGACAAAGGGTGCTATATCCAGCCGACTGTGTTTGTCGACCCGCAGCCAGACGCACGGGTTCTACGAGAGGAGGTGTTTGGACCCGTCGCCGTCGTTGTTCGATTCAGGACCGAGGAGGAAGCTGTGGCGCTGGCCAACGACAACGAAAACGGGCTGGCGGCCTACGTCTGGACGCGCGATGCGGCTCGCGGCTTCAGAATGACGCGTGCTCTGGAGGCGGGTTCTGTGGTCGTCAACGGCCCCATGGAATTGGACGCCCGAATCCCCTTTGGCGGTTGGAAGC AGAGTGGTTTGGGGGTTGAAAATGCCGTGGAAGGGCTAAAAGCTTGGCTTCAAATCAAGACTGTTATAATGAACGCTTGA
- a CDS encoding vacuolar basic amino acid transporter 2, which produces MAGQAIPLDGEVFSRPLPPTDEEANATGSYKPDADHEDAPFLPPDADPLVDAKGPWTPPRGFLWIEAAIMANVFLFGLDGTIMASTYAVISSEFDAANTASWLTTSYLVTSTAFQPLYGRFSDVFGRRPCFLVSSATFALGCLGCGLATDVVFLNAMRALTGFGGGGLLTLATIINSDMIPFQRRGMYQAMQNGFVGFGAVAGASLGGAVADLIGWRWCFLSQVPISVAALVLGWFVVRDPESSVSSGQGVSRLRTIWSKVDISGALVLVVAISMQLVALSLGGNELPWGSPWVVASLIGSSLLFALFISIQHRTTAIPVIPLRLLHGFLPTVTQLANVSLGLSAYAYIFMLPLFFQVVLGDSATKAGARLIIPSLALPLGGLVTGIVMSRWGSLIGLMRAGAIVMLIGNALTTSLQFVDQDWKYFVYIFPANLGQGMVMPAMLFTGLATFEHADHAVSASVTYLIRSLGAVWGVALTSAILQTTLSTRLPDALGGVENKEEMIDAIRHSITALKALPDGVQSQARMVYYEGIHNAFAASTAFAGFAVVMAFLANPRGLRRSLK; this is translated from the exons ATGGCAGGCCAGGCAATACCCCTCGACGGCGAGGTTTTCTCTCGGCCGCTACCGCCCACAGACGAGGAGGCCAATGCGACGGGGAGCTACAAGCCAGATGCGGACCACGAGGACGCGCCCTTCCTCCCGCCCGACGCGGACCCGCTCGTCGACGCAAAGGGGCCGTGGACGCCGCCGCGGGGCTTCCTCTGGATCGAGGCCGCCATCATGGCAAACGTGTTCCTGTTCGGCTTGGACGGCACCATCATGGCGTCGACCTACGCCGTCATCAGCTCCGAGTTCGACGCCGCCAACACGGCCTCGTGGCTGACCACGTCGTACCTCGTCACCAGCACCGCCTTCCAGCCGCTGTACGGTCGCTTCTCGGACGTTTTTGGAAGGCGGCCCTGCTTCCTTGTCAGCAGCGCCACCTTTGCGCTCGGCTGCTTGGGCTGCGGGCTGGCCACCGACGTTGTTTTCCTCAATGCCATGCGCGCTCTGACTGGCTTTGGGGGCGGTGGGTTGCTGACGCTGG CAACAATCATCAACTCGGACATGATACCCTTCCAACGGCGAGGCATGTACCAAGCCATGCAAAACGGCTTTGTGGGATTCGGTGCCGTAGCCGGGGCGTCGCTGGGAGGCGCCGTCGCCGACCTAATCGGGTGGCGCTGGTGCTTCCTGTCGCAGGTGCCCATCTCCGTTGCTGCCCTGGTGCTCGGCTGGTTTGTGGTGCGGGACCCAGAGTCCAGCGTCTCTTCTGGACAGGGCGTCAGCCGCCTCCGCACGATATGGTCCAAGGTTGACATCTCGGGTGCTCTAGTCCTGGTCGTCGCCATCTCCATGCAGCTGGTCGCCCTGAGTCTTGGCGGCAACGAGCTGCCTTGGGGTAGTCCCTGGGTTGTCGCGTCTCTGATTGGAAGCTCGCTCCTCTTTGCCTTGTTCATCTCAATTCAACACCGTACCACTGCCATTCCCGTCATCCCTCTGCGCCTTTTGCATGGCTTCCTTCCGACAGTCACTCAACTGGCCAACGTTAGCCTCGGGCTTTCGGCCTATGCA TACATCTTCATGCTTCCACTCTTCTTCCAGGTCGTGCTGGGGGACTCGGCTACCAAGGCCGGTGCACGCCTCATCATCCCCTCGCTGGCGCTGCCTTTGGGCGGACTTGTTACTGGGATAGTAATGTCTCGTTGGGGAAGCCTTATTGGATTGATGCGGGCAGGAGCCATCGTAATGCTGATTGGCAACGCCTTGACCACATCTCTCCAGTTTGTTGATCAAGACTGGAAGTACTTTGTCTACATCTTCCCCGCCAACCTCGGCCAGGGCATGGTGATGCCTGCCATGCTTTTCACTGGGTTGGCGACATTCGAACATGCAG ATCACGCCGTTTCTGCATCCGTAACCTACCTCATCCGCTCCCTGGGGGCGGTTTGGGGAGTCGCACTTACATCGGCCATCTTGCAAACGACGCTGAGCACACGGCTCCCTGATGCTTTAGGAGGTGTTGAGAACAAGGAAGAA ATGATTGACGCTATCCGCCACTCAATCACTGCACTCAAGGCACTCCCCGACGGCGTCCAAAGTCAAGCGCGAATGGTGTACTACGAGGGCATACACAACGCCTTTGCCGCGTCGACGGCGTTTGCTGGCTTTGCCGTGGTGATGGCATTCCTGGCGAACCCCCGAGGCCTGCGAAGAAGCCTCAAATGA
- a CDS encoding peptidase U34, whose amino-acid sequence MVTSTAAVLTAAVALAGPAAASYAFYVGRDLTADGSVMVGGTGEEVSSHWLQLFPARDHGANATVTVGVTPQASIPGELFQIPQVSHTFRYLSMEYSDFEGFPAPLTNGGVNEHGVAVRDVWAQNRDELVAMTPTPQRGVQYSDLARIVLERATTAREGVEIIGRLMDRYGEATYGGNTHLVADKDEGWVVWEMAGGKKLWAAERLKSDVVRVLYPGYIEDFPVDFANSSDHMGSANIVSFAVEQGWWDPEGGEAFNIFNAYGDRGGNKTARDGGFKFMSQAALEDATLAMKPLTEEKLMERVRDVRISDDEAGYGQVLSLKAGVDRDLLRVWIAPTGSVAAPFVPWWLGVDGIPPEFGEHRYLTTGASSSFLNPDFELQEASEFAGRIFKRVLYYMCSAPDAFHPVVTSMLTGFENQSRSDVDWVQKSAELLIKSGDRQTASRLLTYYSHSRAAKALELGKSMAAALDGYIKLTGRWKNPVGSEINDAGEGAETVNCLVGYDPDQPIWKQPTNPRRKRNAERGRMIYQRPRL is encoded by the coding sequence atggtcACCAGCACAGCAGCCGTACTCACAGCAGCGGTGGCCCTCGCCGGCCCCGCCGCGGCCAGCTACGCCTTTTACGTGGGCAGGGACCTCacggccgacggcagcgTCATGGTGGGCGGCACGGGCGAGGAGGTGTCGTCGCACTGGCTGCAGCTGTTCCCGGCGCGCGACCATGGGGCCAACGCCACCGTCACGGTGGGCGTGACGCCGCAGGCCAGCATCCCCGGCGAGCTGTTCCAGATCCCGCAGGTCAGCCACACGTTTCGCTACCTGTCCATGGAGTACTCGGACTTTGAGGGCTTCCCGGCGCCCCTGACCAACGGCGGCGTCAACGAGCACGGCGTCGCCGTCCGCGACGTCTGGGCGCAGAACCGCGACGAGCTGGTCGCCATGACGCCCACGCCCCAGCGCGGCGTGCAGTACAGCGACCTGGCCAGGATCGTGCTCGAGCGGGCCACGACGGCCAGGGAGGGCGTCGAGATCATCGGCAGGCTGATGGATCGGTACGGCGAGGCGACCTACGGCGGCAACACGCACCTGGTCGCCGACAAGGACGAGGGCTGGGTCGTGTGGGAGATGGCCGGCGGCAAGAAGCTGTGGGCCGCCGAGCGCCTCAAGAGCGACGTCGTGCGCGTGCTGTACCCCGGCTACATCGAGGACTTCCCCGTCGATTTCGCCAACAGCTCCGACCACATGGGCTCGGCCAACATCGTCTCGTTCGCCGTCGAGCAGGGGTGGTGGGACCCCGAGGGCGGCGAGGCCTTCAACATCTTCAACGCCTACGGCGACAGGGGCGGCAACAAGACGGCGCGCGACGGCGGGTTCAAGTTCATGTCGCAGGCGGCGCTGGAGGATGCCACGCTGGCCATGAAGCCGCTCACGGAGGAGAAGCTGATGGAGCGGGTGCGCGACGTGCGCATCTCGGACGACGAGGCCGGCTACGGACAGGTGCTCAGCCTCAAGGCGGGCGTGGACCGCGACCTGCTGCGGGTCTGGATCGCGCCCACGGGGTCCGTCGCGGCGCCGTTCGTGCCGTGGTGGCTCGGGGTCGACGGCATCCCGCCcgagtttggcgagcacCGCTACCTGACCACGGGGGCGTCGAGCAGCTTCCTGAACCCGGACTTTGAGCTGCAGGAGGCGAGCGAGTTCGCCGGCAGGATCTTCAAGAGGGTCCTGTATTACATGTGCTCCGCCCCCGACGCGTTCCATCCCGTGGTCACCAGCATGTTGACGGGATTTGAGAACCAGAGCCGGAGCGACGTTGACTGGGTGCAGAAGAGCGCCGAGCTGCTGATCAAGTCTGGCGATCGACAGACGGCCAGCAGGCTCTTGACCTACTATTCCCACAGCCGTGCGGCCAAAGCCCTCGAGCTGGGCAAGTCCATGGCTGCTGCGCTGGACGGCTACATCAAGCTGACGGGACGGTGGAAGAATCCGGTCGGGAGTGAGATCAACGATGCTGGGGAAGGGGCCGAGACCGTCAACTGCTTGGTGGGATATGATCCCGACCAGCCAATCTGGAAGCAGCCCACAAACcccaggaggaagaggaatgCGGAGAGGGGTAGGATGATCTACCAGCGTCCGAGGTTGTAA